Sequence from the Nymphaea colorata isolate Beijing-Zhang1983 chromosome 9, ASM883128v2, whole genome shotgun sequence genome:
ATCAACTTAGTAgccatggagagaaagagattgaaagagagagacttACTCGTTCCACAATCTTTGATATCAACTTAGGAgccatggagagaaagagattgaaagagagagacttACAGCAAAGGGATTTTTGAGTTTGACGTTGGGCGATGGCTTCAAGTCTCTCCACCAGCGTGCGACCGTTGAACTTCAGAGGTGGTTTGGGAATGAGAATAGGGGGTAAGTGCAAACcgttttcatcattttaacgGTGGTAGTTGTTCGTGTGGTGATTACTGGTGAAAAGTGAAATAAAATGATAGAAGTGGTATTGATGAGTTATTTCTATAGCCTTAATTACTATGTGAATTCTCTACTTTTGAAGTGAAAAACAGATTGGTGGGGTATACTTATCAACTACATGCTGCATTAGTGCATTATTTGTCATATGATTGTGTGCCATGGTGGCAACATACAGTTCTCCAAGGCTCGATAGAACTGTGGTTAATTAGGGCTAAGTGTGAAGCTTgggcatttttatttaattttaattttttttaattaaaataaataaactgtCCTTGAAGTGTATGCCTCACAAGCATTGCATACGCGTCTACCAGAAGCGTGCACTTCAAAATTGAATCGTTTCAATTTTGTAAGAAGCgtacgcttcttacaacattgattaCGACCACCAGGGGTAGAGGGaaggggggccgcctaggcttTTTGGCATAGTTAGTCCTAACTTTTTCATAATGAGTCATGACCTTTCAAGAAGTCCTGACCTCACGCCAATCCCAAGCAGACTTTCTTAAGGTGGGACGTGTTCCAGGCAATCGATCGGAGGCATGGCTCCACCCCtgcaaagtgaaaaaaaaattacattaacaaaattaaaaaattttagttgcatTATGTATTCGAATTTAGTTTGGTCTTATCTGAATAAGTTCGTTCGACTGTTTGacccgcccctaaaaaaaattctcgTTCTGCCCCTGTCTAAGATTAGAGACTtgtattcacacacacacacatatataaatatataaatatatatatatatatatatatatatataactcgaATCTTTataaggttttaaaattgattgTCTAAAAATGTTCAGCTAATAAACGGGTAGTTTacgttttaaaaattaaaaagatttgGATAAAGCTAACGTCAATAtggtcaatttttttgaaacatatgGAGATGCAAATAACGCAAAAACATTACACATAAGGGTGAAAAATCTTTTACTAATGTGCGTTAATGTCTCTTATTTTAGGTTGCACCGATGGTATCAAAGATGAATGCGCCCAGCTGGTTGACCgaaaaaaagaacaatggaAATGATTAATACGAAGGTAAAGCTTATAAGTAGACAAACCAACTGTTGCTCGGCAAGTTAGAGTCCATGGATAGATTTTGGAGAGCAGCCATGGCATTAATTGCTGGATTGGGATGTCAGTGGATTCGATTTAATTAGATATATTATTTATCATAATCAATTGAATGGATTGCTCAAATATTTGGATTCGTTGCCatatatatctaaatccaattttcaaattcactGAATCTCTaaatccaattttcaaattcactGAATCTCaattcaacttttaaattcacaactgaCTTTAAAAATATGCTATAAACCAACTTTAAAAATGCAAAGATATTTGGTagatgaaaatttaattttttctaagtTGATGTTTATTATtcgatcaaatatttaaaagtgaATGTGAATCCAAGCAAATGTCACTTGTGAACGAATCCATTGtagatttattttctttctaattCTTTACTTTTTGAAGCAGTTTGGTTAAATACTATATTCAAATCCATTCTATTGACATTCCTATTGCATGGTCTTCTACAGCAAAGCTTGTTAGGGGGTTTACTCACAACCTCCGCTCGTTCTTGAGCTAAGTTTAGACAAGTAAAGATGGAGTAGCTCGCAGTACCGGTGCTACATATAGGTTGGTGACcaacaataaaatttttatttatttttagataGATGtcttataattatttatttatttatatatattatgttttttGAAGAATAAGAATTTTTATAATAGtgcttaaaaaaaattctgactccaCCTCCACCACTAAcactttgtttggttggagggaaaggaagggatgaaaagggagggaaatgaaaggaaaggaaagagaaagggaaggaaatgaaaccgaatggaaaggaatggaaagagttgattaaaaagcttgtttggataaagagaaaaggaaaatgaatgaaacaaaaaaaaaaaactaaataggaaaggaaaggaggggtaatgtggaaataaaaaattctttcacttaccttcctttcatttccttctcaatccgtcctctccctttcctttttttttctttccattcccttgcagccaaacaccttttgcttctttccctccattttccttctttctaaTTAGCTAACCAAACAAATAAGGGATTGCAATTCCTCTCTTTTCCTCCTACTAAACAGGCCCTAATAGCTGGATCCATTTTAGATAAACATAgtacaattttttaaacatttaaatacTTTTCACttaccattttattttattttttccatcaCCCCAACTTTAGCAATATTTAGCAAATTTGGCTTCATCACACTTTCATCACACTTACGTGTGTAAGGAAAAAGAGACAAATGATAGGACAACCTTTTTTTCTCACGAGATACTTAACCTAATTGTACTCGTGataatttttaaaagcaaaaaatgattttggaaGACAGAATCTGAACTTTTaaattaatagtaaaaaaactTAAGTGCATTTTTTATCAACTTACTTTTTTATTATCGCCTCGAAATTGTAGATGCAGTTTTaaagaatttgtttttaccccaaacacgtttttttcttgtttccttttgaagtttttttttcgaaaatctTCTTAATGATGTTTGACTTCTGACTTCTGTACCTATTAATATCTTGAAAAAGGATCCCAAAATTGATTTCCAGATTGCTGAATACCAGGTCGGGACTGTATAGACAATGGAGTGGGTGGTTGCTCAGAGAACAAGTCATGCGGAGAAATATGGGGAAGACGCGCTCTTCTTGCCCATCGACCACAGAAAGCTCTAGAGCGATCTCCTTCCTTCTACATTCTTCTTTTAACGGTTTCTGGTTTTTGCCTACGGACACGGTGGCCGCCGTTAGAGAGACGAAAGGGATCAAGTGGACGAATCTAGAGAGATGAACCCCCACCGTCTCCATCTCCATCTGCTTGTCCCTCTACAAATACCGTAATTGAGCTTTCGGGAAATCATCAGGCTCGTATTTCTGCTCGCATTCGGTCATCTCCATCGGCGTCTTCCTCTATAAGCACCTTAATTGATCTTTCGAGGAGGTATCAGTCTCGTGTTTCTGCTCGTATTGGGTAAAGATTGCTTTCGGTATCTATTAAGCGCTTCTGATTGCTTGGCAGCGGAAGGGAGAGGGTGGGTCGTGACGTgaaggaagggaagaagatgaGGGCATCTTTCTTGTTGTTGGTAATGGCGTCGTTGTTGGTGGGGTTGGTGTTCCTGCCGGAGACGGCGAGGGGGCTGCTGCCCTACAGTAGGCTATGGGACATGATGGTTCCTCCGGAAGCGGTCGATCCCTTCAGGATCCTGGAGCAATCCCCCTTTACGGTCCCCAAGTCTCTGGATACGACCGTGACCCTTGCCCAGGCCGATTGGAAGGAGACCCCTCTTGCACATTTCATCACCCTAGACGTCCCTGGTAcgcagcttcttcttcttcctctcagTTGGTGTGATTCGCTTGGTGTTTatccttctgtttttttcttttttacaattGGTATCATGGATTTAAACACCAAAAAATAGAAAGATTGGATGGCGGTGCTCccgctctctgtctctcttgttcttttggttttctgaaATTGGCacgaatgattttttttttctccaagaaatggaagaagagaaaagtagAGCTGAAGAAGAGTGATGTTTGGGAATGTGGATTGCAGGGGTGAAGAAGGAGGACATAAAGATCGAGGTGGAGGAGGGAAGAGCACTGAGGATCAGCGGCGAGAGGAAAGGGGATGAGGAGAAGGAGGCGGAAGGCGACACGTGGCACCGGGTGGAGAGGCCTGTCGGCAAGTTCTGGCGGCAGTTCCGGCTACCCTCCAATGCCAACTTGGACGCCATCAAGGCGCACCTGGAGAATGGTGTGCTCAAGGTAACCATCCCCAAACTGGCGGAAGCGAAGACGAAGCAACCGAGGGTCATTGACATCGTGGAGGATCGGTCTGCTGGCGACATCAGGGCCACCAAAGCCGATCTGTAATGAAACCGGTAGCTGTGATTGCTCTGCTCCGGCTTGCTATGCATTGCTCTGTTCGATTAAGTACAGCTAGTTTGTGCTGAAGGAGAACGTTTTTTGTAATGGAACGGATTTTGTGAACAAGAAATAATAGAGAAGGCTTTTAGTCTTGCTGTTAAGCTTTTTATCTCTATCCTTCCTTCTCGTCTTGCTTACCAGTTCTACTGAGCTTGCTATTGAAGCATGCTGGTCTTCAATCTCATGGAAATGCTCGCTCTGTCATGTATAGTTCTCAAGGTTGAACTGCGGAATGTGAGTGCTAATATTAGCTTGACGCATGTAGTATGGTGACTTCTTATTTGTCAACCTATATAAgctgttttctttgtttctttggcCTTGTTATAGTCACTTCTTTTGTCGGATGTTCCCTGTGATTTGGCTGACGAGctgttgaagaaaatgaaatgcgaGGCTGCTTCCAATTTGAACCTTACTCT
This genomic interval carries:
- the LOC116261565 gene encoding 22.7 kDa class IV heat shock protein-like, giving the protein MRASFLLLVMASLLVGLVFLPETARGLLPYSRLWDMMVPPEAVDPFRILEQSPFTVPKSLDTTVTLAQADWKETPLAHFITLDVPGVKKEDIKIEVEEGRALRISGERKGDEEKEAEGDTWHRVERPVGKFWRQFRLPSNANLDAIKAHLENGVLKVTIPKLAEAKTKQPRVIDIVEDRSAGDIRATKADL